The following proteins are encoded in a genomic region of Nicotiana sylvestris chromosome 4, ASM39365v2, whole genome shotgun sequence:
- the LOC104218009 gene encoding probable E3 ubiquitin-protein ligase RHC2A has translation MSSTYWCYRCNRFYRVYNEDSVTCPDCNTGFVEEVEAPTRSSLSGSRRRRFPAPRNSDQSPGTGPISGTGHGSGSSPGLRRNRRNGGGDRSPFNPVIVLRGGGGGGGGGGGGGGAFELYYDDGAGSGLRPLPATMSEFLLGSGFDRLLDQLAQIEANGIGRMENPPASKAAIESLPTIEILNDHIATESYCAVCKEPFELGTEAREMPCKHLYHSDCILPWLSLRNSCPVCRHELPTESRDVVDSNEQNVVVGNEEAVEEEAVGLTIWRLPGGGFAVGRLGGRRGGGERALPVVYTEMDGGFNNSSNNNNGVTRRILWGSRGSESRRNGGLRRFFGNLFACFGGGGGGGGGGGSSSRSSSTSSDSRIINRSGSSSMSSVFLATARRRRGWGFEGNNGVRRW, from the coding sequence ATGTCTTCAACGTATTGGTGTTATAGATGCAACAGATTTTACAGAGTATACAACGAGGATTCAGTTACATGCCCCGATTGTAACACCGGATTCGTCGAAGAAGTCGAGGCTCCCACCCGATCCTCTCTCTCCGGGTCCCGCCGACGCCGTTTCCCGGCGCCGCGTAACTCCGATCAGTCTCCAGGAACGGGTCCTATTTCCGGGACGGGTCATGGTTCTGGGTCAAGTCCAGGTCTTCGCCGGAACCGGAGGAATGGAGGCGGTGATCGGTCACCGTTTAATCCCGTCATCGTCCTTCGTGGCGGAGGAGGGGGTGGAGGAGgtggaggaggagggggaggggCGTTTGAACTATATTATGATGATGGAGCTGGGTCGGGCTTAAGACCCTTACCGGCTACTATGTCGGAGTTTTTACTCGGGTCGGGTTTTGACAGGCTGTTGGATCAGCTTGCTCAAATTGAAGCCAATGGTATTGGAAGAATGGAGAATCCACCAGCTTCAAAAGCAGCAATAGAATCATTGCCCACAATTGAGATACTTAATGACCATATTGCCACTGAATCATACTGCGCAGTATGTAAGGAGCCATTCGAGTTAGGTACCGAGGCACGGGAAATGCCATGTAAGCATTTGTACCATTCCGATTGCATACTCCCATGGCTCTCATTGCGCAATTCGTGCCCCGTCTGTAGGCACGAATTGCCCACTGAGTCACGGGACGTTGTCGATTCGAACGAACAGAATGTTGTAGTAGGAAATGAAGAGGCAGTGGAGGAGGAAGCTGTTGGATTGACGATATGGAGATTACCTGGTGGTGGTTTTGCTGTTGGGAGGTTAGGAGGGAGGAGGGGTGGGGGGGAGAGAGCACTTCCTGTTGTGTACACTGAAATGGATGGTGGGTTtaataatagtagtaataataataatggaGTTACAAGGAGGATTTTGTGGGGCTCTAGAGGGAGCGAATCGCGGAGAAATGGTGGATTGAGGAGGTTTTTTGGCAACTTGTTTGCGTGttttggtggtggtggtggtggtggtggtggtggtggttctTCTTCAAGGTCTAGTTCCACTAGTTCAGATTCTAGGATAATAAATCGAAGCGGGAGTAGTTCAATGTCGTCTGTGTTTTTAGCTACGGCAAGGAGGCGTAGAGGTTGGGGTTTTGAAGGTAATAATGGAGTTAGAAGATGGTAA
- the LOC104218008 gene encoding peptidyl-prolyl cis-trans isomerase FKBP20-1 yields the protein MGDAIDLTGDGGVMKKIVQRSKPDAIAPSESLPLVDVHYEGTLAETGEVFDTTREDNTIFSFEIGTGSVIKAWDVALRTMKVGEVAVITCKPEYAYGSAGSPPDIPPDATLVFEVELVACRPRKGSSISSVSDERARLEELKKQREMAAAAKEEEKKKREEAKAAAAARIQAKLEAKKGKGKGKAK from the exons ATGGGTGATGCAATTGATTTAACTGGAGATGGAGGTGTTATGAAAAAAATAGTGCAACGTTCGAAACCTGATGCAATTGCTCCCTCAGAGAGTCTTCCTCTTGTTGATG TTCATTATGAAGGCACTCTTGCTGAGACCGGTGAAGTATTTGATACTACCCGTGAAGATAATACAATTTTCTCCTTTGAGATTGGTACTGGTTCTGTTATTAAGGCTTGGGATGTTGCACTGAGGACCATGAAG GTTGGGGAAGTAGCTGTAATTACCTGCAAGCCAGAGTATGCCTATGGAAGTGCAGGATCCCCACCGGATATTCCCCCCGA TGCAACCCTTGTTTTTGAGGTGGAGCTCGTGGCTTGTAGACCACGTAAAGGTTCTAGTATCAGCAGTGTTTCAGATGAAAGGGCTAGGCTGGA GGAGCTAAAGAAGCAAAGAGAAATGGCAGCTGCCGCtaaggaggaggagaagaagaagagagaagaagcAAAGGCAGCAGCAGCTGCTCGTATCCAAGCCAAACTTGAAgcaaagaaaggaaaaggaaagggCAAAGCAAAGTAA